The Catenuloplanes niger genome includes a window with the following:
- a CDS encoding glycosyltransferase family 4 protein yields the protein MEIVHVAGHYPPHLGGEELVAQRLAELQAARHRVTVYTSASDGAPPDERHGNLRVVRDRALPVGNTPVIPALPGRLRRHTPVPDVLHVHGGLAVLPEMVRFAAHRRRIPYVVHVHLMVRPSSAAGQVLLAPYLRHLYARFLRAADAVICLTGAMRAELADAFGVDDTRIAVVRNGVDRDRFAPGSFADRADRTLLFAGRLTAQKDPLAAVEAMRTMPPDVSLRIAGDGPLRDAVARRVSELGLRTVTMLGRLDAPALAEEYRRATAVLMPSTHEGLPLVLLEAMSTGAPVVCTALPELVEAGGDAVLAVRRPAFGAAIRALLADPGRRAVLSRAAARRAADFTWTATTDAVERVYRRVRG from the coding sequence GTGGAGATCGTGCACGTCGCCGGCCACTACCCGCCCCACCTCGGCGGCGAGGAACTGGTCGCGCAGCGGCTCGCCGAGCTGCAGGCCGCCCGGCACCGGGTCACCGTCTACACGTCCGCGAGCGACGGCGCGCCGCCGGACGAACGGCACGGGAACCTGCGCGTGGTCCGGGACCGCGCGCTGCCGGTCGGCAACACGCCGGTGATCCCGGCGCTGCCCGGCCGGCTGCGGCGGCACACCCCGGTGCCGGACGTGCTGCACGTGCACGGCGGCCTGGCCGTGCTGCCGGAGATGGTGCGCTTCGCGGCCCACCGCCGCCGGATCCCGTACGTGGTGCACGTCCACCTCATGGTGCGCCCGTCGTCCGCGGCCGGGCAGGTGCTGCTCGCGCCGTACCTGCGGCACCTGTACGCCCGGTTCCTGCGCGCGGCGGACGCGGTCATCTGCCTGACCGGCGCGATGCGGGCGGAACTCGCCGACGCGTTCGGCGTCGACGACACCCGGATCGCGGTGGTACGCAACGGAGTCGACCGGGACCGGTTCGCGCCGGGCTCGTTCGCCGACCGGGCCGACCGGACGCTGCTGTTCGCCGGCCGGCTCACCGCGCAGAAGGACCCGCTCGCCGCCGTGGAGGCGATGCGCACCATGCCGCCGGACGTGTCGCTGCGCATCGCCGGCGACGGCCCGCTGCGCGACGCGGTCGCCCGCCGGGTGTCCGAGCTGGGCCTGCGGACCGTGACCATGCTCGGCCGGCTCGACGCGCCCGCGCTCGCCGAGGAGTACCGCCGGGCCACCGCGGTGCTGATGCCGTCCACCCACGAAGGGCTGCCGCTGGTGCTGCTGGAGGCGATGAGCACCGGCGCGCCGGTGGTCTGCACCGCGCTGCCGGAACTGGTCGAGGCCGGCGGCGACGCGGTCCTCGCGGTGCGCCGGCCCGCGTTCGGCGCGGCGATCCGCGCGCTGCTGGCCGACCCCGGCCGGCGGGCCGTGCTGTCCCGCGCGGCCGCGCGCCGG